From the Rhodoferax mekongensis genome, one window contains:
- the rpmG gene encoding 50S ribosomal protein L33 — protein sequence MAAKGGREKIKLESTAGTGHFYTTDKNKKTMPEKMLIKKFDPVARKHVDYKEIKLK from the coding sequence ATGGCAGCTAAAGGCGGACGCGAAAAAATCAAGCTGGAATCCACAGCTGGTACCGGTCACTTCTACACGACCGACAAGAACAAGAAGACCATGCCCGAGAAAATGTTGATCAAGAAATTTGATCCCGTTGCTCGCAAGCACGTCGACTACAAGGAAATCAAGCTGAAGTAA
- the rpmB gene encoding 50S ribosomal protein L28, which translates to MARVCEVTGKGPMVGNNVSHANNKTKRRFLPNLQYRRFWVESENRWVRLRISNAGLRLIDKNGIDSVLADLRARGQA; encoded by the coding sequence ATGGCACGCGTATGTGAAGTAACGGGCAAAGGCCCCATGGTCGGAAACAATGTTTCCCACGCCAACAACAAAACCAAGCGCCGGTTCCTGCCGAACCTGCAATACCGCCGTTTCTGGGTGGAGTCTGAAAACCGCTGGGTTCGCCTGCGTATTTCTAACGCCGGCCTGCGTCTGATCGACAAAAACGGTATCGATTCTGTGCTCGCCGATCTGCGCGCACGTGGTCAAGCTTAA